CTATGTAGGAATAAAGGATAATGAAATCGATTATATAGTAAGTAAACTAAAGGATTATATTTGTAATTAATAAGAATTAATGGAGAAATAATTAAAAGTATTAATTAAATTAATATAGGTGAAATATATATTAATAACATGGTGGAGATGGATATATGGATAATAAGAAAATCAAGGAGTATTTAAAGAAATATTTAGATGAAGAACGTTTAGAAATGAAAAAAAATTTTAACAGGATACTTCCAACCAATGAACTTTTATATGATAGATGGGAGAAAGCAGCTTTAATAAAAGCAGGAGAAGGATCTAGTATATATGACACCAGTGTAATAATGGGAGATGTTAAAATAGGAAATAATGTTTGGATTGGTCCTTTTACTATGATTGAAGCCATAAATGGGAAAATTACCATTGGAGATAACTGCGATATTTCAACAGGAGTACAAATATATACTCATGATTCATGTTTAAGGGTTGTAAGTGGGGGAAAGAAAGATTTAGTAAAAGGAGATGTAACAATTTTAGAAAATACTTATATAGGAAGTATGAGTATAATAAAACATGGAGTAAAGATTGGGAAAAGATGTATAATAGGAGCCAATAGTTTTGTAAATAAGGATATTGAAGATTATAGCGTAGCTTGTGGAACTCCAGCTAAGATAGTTGGTAAGGTTATTTTAAAAGATGATTATGTAGGTATAAAGTATTATAGATAATAATTGTATACAAAGTTTAGTTTGCTATATCAAAATATTTACGTGTAGTTATTTAAAATATATTAAATTGAATAAATTGTACAATTAAGATTTTAAAGTTGCGGATTTTTAAGAGTATAAAATAATCTGTGTAAATTCCATAAAAATGATAGAATAATTGTTATAAAAATAGAGGGTGCACAGATTATGATTTTTTAAATAACTTATTAAATAATTAATTAAAGAAACAAAACTTGTAAGTGAAAAAATGTTCAGGGAAAAAACAAATTGATATTTAGAAAATTGGATATCAAGTAATTGGTATGTATTTAAAACAAATTTTATCATATTTATTGTGAAGTACAACTAACTAATATTGAGGTAAGAGCGTAATTGTAAGAAAATGGTAGAATTATTTATATATTGTGGAAAATAAGGGGGTTAATCCGGTTATTAATAATATAATACATATATAATATTTATGAGCTTATTTGGTATAATTAATATAAAATATAAGTAGGTGGTGTTTTTGTGAATAGTTATTTAAAAATATCTCAGAATCTTTTAAATTTTATATATGATAGTCCTTCGCCTTTTCATGTTGTAAACAATATGAAATATA
Above is a window of Clostridium sporogenes DNA encoding:
- a CDS encoding acyltransferase produces the protein MKEYLKKYLDEERLEMKKNFNRILPTNELLYDRWEKAALIKAGEGSSIYDTSVIMGDVKIGNNVWIGPFTMIEAINGKITIGDNCDISTGVQIYTHDSCLRVVSGGKKDLVKGDVTILENTYIGSMSIIKHGVKIGKRCIIGANSFVNKDIEDYSVACGTPAKIVGKVILKDDYVGIKYYR